TTTTTTGACAAATTATATCTACTGACTCCCTGAGCTATTCTAAACATATGTTTCCTAAATGACTTACCCCTAAACAAAAAACGAGCAAAACGTGGCTCTAAAATATTTTGTTTTGGTCTAAACCCAAAACAAAAGCTGTTTAGCAAGACTTTATTTTTACTTTCATCTAAGAAAACTGAGGACATACCTACATCCTGTGGTGTTTCTGATGATGTGGTGAATATCAAATCACCATACTCTAAGTAATTCTGCTTCTCTCCTTTTTGGATAGAAACTAAACCATATTGATCAGGATGAATCTTTGAGTTTGAAAAAACATTCATGTATGTGACATATGGTGTGCCAAAACCGAAGTCGTCTTTTGATTTTCCTGTAAGTCCAGTAAAGGTTACTCCTAATTGGGAGATGGTATAAGTTTTCCATTCGCTTTTTGAACCTGGTACTTTAATTCGTTCATTCAATACTTCTTCTAGTAGACCTTTCTTTGTTTGTTCCTTTTTACGAATAGTTCTTTGTAGTTCATTAATATAGCAATCCCATGTAGTAAGGATTGAAACAATTTTCTCTTGTTCTGCAGTTGGAGGGAAATCAAAAGGTATTTTTTCAATAGTCGTTTTAGATAAACTTGGTACGCCAGAAGCTTCGTTGTATTTAAGCCAATTAATTTTCTGAAAAACGTAGTTGATGTATTTAGCAGTAGTGTCCTTGAAGTTGTAGGTATAGAAAAGCGTATCTACTGTCCAAAATTTTCCATTGTAGTAAAACGGTTTGTTAATAGTTCCTTTTCTGCCAATAAAAACTGTCTCGCCTTCGTGCAACGGGGTATCTACGTGACGCATTAAACCACCTGTTCCAAACACTGGAATATCTCCGTCTTTGAGATGCTTATGGTCTTTGCCACTTCCTATTTTCAGCACGTCGCCAAGCTTTTTTCGAGACCATCCTTTAACTAAAGTTTCTTTTTTCATATTACTTTTGAATTTTCTCTAAGTCAGCTGGCATATACCGCACCACGTTACCTTGCTTATCGACTGAAAAGACATGAAGCAAGAGCTTCTTGGCAATTTGATATGGAATACGTTTGATAGCCTTGTCGGCTGATTTTTTAGGCAGAGCAATACCGTAGTAGTAGCGTGTAGAACCAGAAGTGTTCATGCGAGTAATGATCTGGCCAAGTGAGTAAATAAAAGCCACCTCTTCACTTGAAGAATTATTTGAACCCTTACACTCAATAAGGTAATAGCGTGAGTATCGTGTGTGGACCGCTTTAATATCGACTCCTTTCTCTCGTAGGGTAGCCACCTTAACTAACCGCCAATGATGTTTCGACAGCCATTCAATCACTCTTGTTTGCACAAAGTCTTCGGTGATGTCTCGTGAGGTATCTTTTTTCTTAGCATTACTCATATTTAATTGTCGATAGCTATTACTTGGGAAGGCACATTGTCACCGTTTTCCTTAGGTGCCATGATGACCTGCTTGTAGTGATTGCAGGCAGCGTTCAAATATTCCTGTAACTCGTCTAGATTAACAAGTCCGTTTTTTATATCGTCTGGATGTATGGCTATGATGAGTCTTTCACAAACATTAATTTGCTTATTAGCTTCAATGTAACTATCAATAATCTCCTTGGCTGTCGTCATCTTAGTCAGCGACGCATTACGCCCATGGCCAGAATTTACTAGAGGAATTGTCACATATTTATTTCTACCCGATTCATTGCCAATAAAATCCCAAACTGAAGCAAGCGAAGTAATCAGGTCATCAATACTTGCCTTAACACGATTGTTTTCTAGTTTGTGTGAGTTTGCTAGTAAATAAAATCTCTTATTGTTATTTTCCACCTCAACTGTCGTACCAATTGGATTTTCAGTATTTTGAGAAACTTTATCTTTTATATCAGCCTCTAAATGCTCGTGCCTCCCACCGTAGTAGTCACAAATTAACTTGTTTTGTAGACTATTTGCCTTTGCAACGTTCCCGCCTAAAGTCAGGTCAAAGTGATCATTTATTGGTACTATCAAAGCACCTTTATTTTTAAATGCGTCTCCAACTTTAACTTCAATAAAATTATCTTTTTTGCGAATCCTGCTTGAAAAAGAAGTTTTCGGTTTATTCTTTAAAATTGCAATAATAAAAATTAGCACCATTATTGGTAATGCAAACCACGGTTCTTTGAAAAGATGATCAACAACCCCGCTGGTCATGTAGCTACTCATCTCAACGGCCAACCAAAATAAACCTAAGCCAGTTACTGTGTCAGCTACAATCAGTTTCCATTTTTTGATCCAGCGTAAAATCATAGTCCCAGATTTGTATATATCGAATTACCGTAATGGTATGCACCTGTCTTACCTTGTGCTCGATATGACTTGTGATCTTCTGGCCATTCGCGAATGGCTTTTGCCACAATTGATTTATTGAAACTTACGTGCACCGCAAGTTCCCCAGTCAAAATGGCAGGACACAAATCATCCTTATCTCTTTTACCGTTTAGATTGACAACTACTATAGGAATGTCTTTTTTGATTGCTTGTTCGATTTCCCAGCGAACAAATTTGTATAGATATTTTGTGTTGTTACCCACCAAAAGTAGAAAGACACGGGTATTGGAAAGACGTTCCCGCAACTTTGCCTTAATTGTCTCCTCAGAAGAATAGGGCATTAGGTTGTTTAGATCATGTGCGTCATAAAAACCAAATGCACTGCCGTCTGTCTTTCGCCAAGCCTGCATTAGTCGGTAGTAACGAATATCGTTATC
Above is a genomic segment from Candidatus Nomurabacteria bacterium containing:
- a CDS encoding restriction endonuclease subunit S, which produces MKKETLVKGWSRKKLGDVLKIGSGKDHKHLKDGDIPVFGTGGLMRHVDTPLHEGETVFIGRKGTINKPFYYNGKFWTVDTLFYTYNFKDTTAKYINYVFQKINWLKYNEASGVPSLSKTTIEKIPFDFPPTAEQEKIVSILTTWDCYINELQRTIRKKEQTKKGLLEEVLNERIKVPGSKSEWKTYTISQLGVTFTGLTGKSKDDFGFGTPYVTYMNVFSNSKIHPDQYGLVSIQKGEKQNYLEYGDLIFTTSSETPQDVGMSSVFLDESKNKVLLNSFCFGFRPKQNILEPRFARFLFRGKSFRKHMFRIAQGVSRYNLSKNQFLQTKVSLPENTDDQIKIAEIFETCELELENLKDKLKLVREQRKYLLENLVHGNIRTVKSLSATK
- a CDS encoding TIR domain-containing protein, translating into MSTYTNKAYVAFDADNDIRYYRLMQAWRKTDGSAFGFYDAHDLNNLMPYSSEETIKAKLRERLSNTRVFLLLVGNNTKYLYKFVRWEIEQAIKKDIPIVVVNLNGKRDKDDLCPAILTGELAVHVSFNKSIVAKAIREWPEDHKSYRAQGKTGAYHYGNSIYTNLGL